DNA from Spartinivicinus poritis:
ATTAATTGATCAAGCAGGGGAAAAAGGCGTACAAATTCTCTGTATGCAAGAGGTATTCAATCAACCTTATTTTTGCCCTAGTCAAGATACTAAATGGTATGGCGCTGCGGAGAGGGTTCCAGATGGCCCAACGATTCAGCTATTAAAACAATATGCTAAAAAACATCAAATGGTCATTATTGCCCCTATTTATGAAGAAGACATCCCTGGTGTTTACTATAATACTGCAGCGGTGATTGATGCTAATGGTGAATACTTAGGAAAATACCGTAAAACCCATATCCCGCAAGTAGCTGGTTTTTGGGAAAAATTCTTTTTTAAGCCAGGGCAGTCTAATTGGCCTGTATTTGAAACCCAATACGGCAAAATTGGTGTTTATATTTGTTATGATCGTCACTTTCCAGAAGGTTGGCGGGCATTAGCGCTACACGGGGCAGAGATTATTTTCAACCCTTCCGCTACCGTGGCAGGTTTATCTAAATATTTATGGGAATTGGAACAGCCAGCAGCGGCTGTTGCTAATGGTTGTTATATTGCGGCGATTAA
Protein-coding regions in this window:
- a CDS encoding nitrilase-related carbon-nitrogen hydrolase, with product MNKVKAGLIQMGLKADTNESPETIRDLMNEAHIQLIDQAGEKGVQILCMQEVFNQPYFCPSQDTKWYGAAERVPDGPTIQLLKQYAKKHQMVIIAPIYEEDIPGVYYNTAAVIDANGEYLGKYRKTHIPQVAGFWEKFFFKPGQSNWPVFETQYGKIGVYICYDRHFPEGWRALALHGAEIIFNPSATVAGLSKYLWELEQPAAAVANGCYIAAINRIGNEAPWDIGTFYGSSYFVNPRGEIEAQASEDKDELLICDLNLELVREVRNQWQFFRDRRPEAYEILTKGE